The DNA region TACTGGGTGAAGAAAAGACGGTTGAAGTGATGCGTGTCCTGCGAAGTCAGCATAGTGGGAGAGGACATAGTGGCAGAGGCCGGAATGGAACCGATATCTGGGTGCTTCGTGAAGGTGAACCCCAGCGCCTGAGAATCCAGACCGGCCTGAGTGATGAGCGTTTTACGGAAGTACTGACAGATTCTCTGGAAAACGGGGAAGAGATTATCATCTCTGCCAGACAGGAGCAGGGCTGATGTCGCTGATTACTGCTTCAGACCTGTGTCGTGTTTATGATGTAGGCAGCCAGAAGCTGCACGTCCTGAAAAATGTCTCCCTGACCATTGATGAAGGTGAATTTGTTGCCCTGATGGGACCTTCCGGTTCGGGCAAATCTACACTGATGAACCAGCTGGGCTGCCTTGACCGTCCGACCAGTGGTGAAATCACCCTGAATGGTCAGGCTCTGTCGCAATGCACAGCGGATCAGCTGGCAGAGGTTCGGTGTAACACCATCGGTTTTGTTTTTCAGCAGTTTAATCTTCTGCCGCGTCTGACCGCCCTGGATAATGTCGCTCTGCCGCTGATGTATGCAGGAAAGGACAGAAAGCAGGCGAGGGAGCGAGCCCTGGACTGTCTGAGCCAGGTCGGGCTGGCAGAACGGTCTTCGCATCGTCCGGCCGAACTGTCCGGTGGACAGCAGCAGAGGGTGGCGATTGCCAGAGCTATCGTCAATGAACCCCGGCTGATCCTTGCGGATGAACCGACAGGGGCGCTGGATACCCGTACCGGGCATGACATCATGCAGCTGTTCCGGGAATTGAATCAACAGGGTATTACACTGGTTGTTGTTACCCACGAGGCGGATATTGCCGAATACGCTAAGCGACAACTGATGTTTCGTGACGGAGAGCTGGTTTCTGACAGCCACTCACGTACTGCCAGACTGGCGGAGGGGCTCGTGGAGGGACTTGCGGAGGGACTCGTGGAGGAAAAAGCCACATGAAATTTATTGAAACCCTGCTGACAGCTCTGTCGGCGCTGGCAGCTCACAAACTACGCAGTTTCCTGACCATGCTGGGTATCATTATTGGCGTATCATCCGTGGTGGTCATGATGGGGCTGGGCGGAGGCGCTCAGAAGCAGGTGGAAGCCCAGCTGGATTCCATGGGAACCAATATGTTGCT from Endozoicomonas sp. NE40 includes:
- a CDS encoding ABC transporter ATP-binding protein, translating into MSLITASDLCRVYDVGSQKLHVLKNVSLTIDEGEFVALMGPSGSGKSTLMNQLGCLDRPTSGEITLNGQALSQCTADQLAEVRCNTIGFVFQQFNLLPRLTALDNVALPLMYAGKDRKQARERALDCLSQVGLAERSSHRPAELSGGQQQRVAIARAIVNEPRLILADEPTGALDTRTGHDIMQLFRELNQQGITLVVVTHEADIAEYAKRQLMFRDGELVSDSHSRTARLAEGLVEGLAEGLVEEKAT